From a region of the Paenibacillus sp. FSL R10-2734 genome:
- a CDS encoding Flp1 family type IVb pilin, with the protein MMMTMLSGAKSFWNDEEGLGTLEMILIIAVLIAVVLLFKDKIQEVVEALIKTAGEKSQEVFE; encoded by the coding sequence ATGATGATGACAATGTTAAGTGGTGCGAAGAGCTTTTGGAATGACGAGGAAGGCCTGGGGACACTGGAAATGATTCTGATTATTGCTGTGCTGATTGCGGTCGTTCTTTTGTTTAAGGACAAAATTCAGGAGGTAGTGGAGGCTTTGATTAAAACTGCGGGAGAAAAGAGCCAGGAAGTATTCGAGTGA
- a CDS encoding TadE family protein, whose amino-acid sequence MNKLKDDRGSFTIEASLLLPMVMCITMLLLFFCLYSYQKSMLLQVASGATERAAYNWDNSHKEVSGSYAAGEYDSLYWRIGDDALLASLFGGEAGSGGVTIELPGEVSDESDLPVLKLRHSSSMIPNNMPGNMNYAYSLTGRKVNAELNRLLHLPVLDEVLSDEARPKVKAQSIIAEPVEFIRTVDLMRYFGAKFKGGSEGSGSAVNMEKKDASAMMTKLQKE is encoded by the coding sequence GTGAACAAGCTTAAGGACGATCGAGGTAGCTTTACCATTGAAGCTTCTCTTCTGTTGCCGATGGTCATGTGTATTACGATGCTTCTTCTGTTCTTCTGTTTGTACAGCTACCAGAAGTCTATGCTGCTGCAAGTGGCCTCAGGGGCTACTGAGCGTGCGGCTTACAATTGGGACAACAGCCATAAAGAGGTTTCTGGCTCCTATGCTGCTGGTGAGTATGACTCCCTTTATTGGAGAATTGGAGACGATGCTTTGCTAGCCTCATTATTCGGCGGAGAAGCTGGAAGTGGTGGCGTGACTATAGAGTTACCTGGTGAAGTGTCAGATGAAAGTGATTTACCAGTGCTTAAACTCAGACATTCGTCCTCTATGATTCCGAATAATATGCCGGGAAATATGAACTACGCATATTCGCTTACCGGACGGAAAGTAAACGCTGAGTTAAATCGTCTACTGCACTTACCTGTGCTTGATGAAGTCCTGTCAGATGAGGCGAGACCCAAGGTAAAAGCTCAATCTATCATCGCTGAGCCTGTTGAGTTTATTCGTACGGTCGACCTGATGCGTTACTTCGGGGCTAAGTTTAAAGGAGGCTCGGAGGGGAGTGGATCTGCAGTCAACATGGAGAAGAAGGATGCTTCCGCAATGATGACCAAGCTTCAGAAGGAATGA
- a CDS encoding type II secretion system F family protein produces MRWLCAVGTIVLLVVWVILRFQCGKRYAGLRGLPMDGLRLRKLGEPLLLLIEKSGIVSRFPSLMFRIQRSLQRSYGMRYSAERTLLFTGEMLSYGWLLLVGGSLITWVSDDQTGVILGSFLAVALPAAMVSDLHKKVRVREQNIMLELPELLNSIVLLVGAGETVQRAIIRCVESYRGDINHPLYMELRIMTSEWEGGYSFQQAFENFSKRCAVQEVSLFTTTVLLNYRRGGADFVLSLRDLSRMLWDKRKAISRTRGEQASSKLVFPMVVIFLIVIVLVGTPAFMMLKM; encoded by the coding sequence ATGCGATGGTTATGTGCAGTAGGCACTATTGTTTTACTTGTTGTTTGGGTTATCTTGCGATTTCAATGCGGGAAAAGGTACGCCGGATTACGAGGGCTTCCTATGGATGGCTTACGACTTCGGAAGCTGGGTGAACCGCTGTTGTTGCTCATTGAGAAAAGCGGCATCGTCAGCCGATTTCCATCGTTGATGTTCAGAATTCAACGTTCCCTGCAGCGAAGTTATGGTATGCGTTACAGCGCAGAGCGAACCCTGCTATTCACGGGTGAGATGTTAAGCTACGGCTGGCTGCTGCTAGTGGGTGGGAGCTTAATCACTTGGGTCAGCGACGATCAGACAGGCGTGATTTTGGGTTCTTTTTTGGCAGTAGCTCTACCAGCGGCAATGGTCAGTGACTTACATAAAAAGGTGAGGGTAAGAGAGCAAAATATTATGCTCGAATTGCCAGAGCTTCTGAATAGCATTGTGCTGCTGGTTGGAGCAGGTGAGACTGTGCAACGGGCGATTATCCGCTGTGTGGAAAGCTACCGAGGTGATATTAATCATCCACTGTATATGGAGCTTAGGATCATGACCAGTGAATGGGAGGGGGGTTATTCATTTCAGCAGGCTTTCGAAAATTTCAGTAAGAGATGCGCTGTGCAGGAGGTGTCGTTATTCACAACGACGGTACTGCTGAATTACCGCAGGGGTGGAGCAGATTTTGTGTTGTCGCTGCGTGATCTATCGCGGATGCTGTGGGACAAACGGAAGGCTATTAGCCGGACACGTGGGGAGCAGGCTTCCTCAAAATTGGTGTTTCCGATGGTAGTTATCTTTTTAATAGTAATTGTGCTGGTGGGAACGCCAGCTTTCATGATGTTAAAAATGTAG
- a CDS encoding SAF domain-containing protein: MALQRRQLLKRNYLFASLILITGVGGLLGYDLYFKPYVLSRTVVKIKVVGGEFLPKNYELKASDVYLDSVQTKDIPSGVITEISQVEHKITNVNLTNGSILTASLVDVSDLEPLEDEGIFPIPKEAIYAINGSLRSRDKVDIYLVDGDREKRSESLSSNNKEEGEELSVQSSLSEPAKEVFLSGITVNYVRTEDNNDVLDSEKGNNNNRFTSTGKVATPELKLKKSDGQRLGQFLEQGKKLWIVRVE; encoded by the coding sequence TTGGCTTTACAGCGCAGGCAATTGTTAAAACGTAACTATTTATTCGCAAGTCTTATTTTGATTACTGGAGTCGGCGGACTGCTGGGCTATGATCTTTATTTCAAGCCCTACGTACTATCGCGGACCGTGGTCAAAATTAAGGTGGTGGGCGGGGAGTTTCTTCCCAAAAACTATGAGCTGAAAGCAAGTGATGTGTATTTGGATTCTGTTCAGACCAAGGATATACCTTCTGGCGTAATTACAGAAATCTCACAGGTGGAGCATAAAATTACGAATGTAAATCTGACTAACGGAAGTATTTTGACGGCATCGCTCGTGGATGTTAGTGATTTAGAGCCCTTAGAGGATGAAGGGATCTTTCCTATACCGAAGGAGGCCATCTATGCCATCAATGGTTCACTGCGCAGCCGGGATAAGGTAGATATTTATCTTGTAGATGGAGACCGAGAGAAGAGGAGTGAATCGCTTAGCTCAAATAACAAGGAGGAAGGGGAAGAATTGAGCGTGCAAAGCTCACTTAGTGAACCTGCAAAAGAGGTGTTTTTATCTGGGATCACGGTGAACTATGTGCGAACAGAAGACAATAATGATGTGCTGGATTCAGAAAAGGGCAATAACAATAATCGGTTCACTTCGACTGGCAAGGTGGCGACACCGGAATTGAAGCTGAAGAAAAGTGATGGACAACGCCTCGGACAATTTTTGGAGCAGGGTAAGAAGCTGTGGATAGTACGGGTCGAGTAG
- a CDS encoding TadE/TadG family type IV pilus assembly protein: MRDGYRIRGETKEDGSMVVEAAMVLPIFLLFVLFLISIVQMTLYSTALQSTASDTVKSISTHMYPAALAVQKWGATSETDADPVKGGTDLSAGNQAKSNWTIPRLSLTDWGSSYAMSLPKPLNEWVMSALEKGEGPLQKLQAETSESALDLAIKPLLKPYLSSELLDYERIHVSNIIVPELKKDTRPYFGLVVSYELPMKVPFLNQSIVLEASAVERLWIGDTGEGINKVVDGTGKPEDFIEILEKPNPAVANKQGKVRAKIPPNASANLSVFYKSGGSTAKYLGWKQADAEGYIEWEWKIGVNTTPGSWPFVIQLDDGRSIEVMFTVVK, from the coding sequence ATGAGGGACGGGTACCGGATTAGGGGGGAGACGAAGGAAGATGGCAGCATGGTAGTAGAAGCGGCGATGGTTCTTCCGATCTTCCTACTGTTTGTTCTGTTCCTGATTTCTATCGTACAGATGACCTTGTATTCGACAGCCTTACAAAGCACAGCATCCGATACTGTGAAATCTATTTCAACGCATATGTACCCGGCAGCTTTGGCGGTGCAGAAATGGGGAGCAACAAGTGAAACTGATGCTGATCCAGTGAAGGGTGGTACGGATCTATCCGCTGGCAATCAAGCTAAATCGAATTGGACGATTCCCCGCTTGTCACTTACAGATTGGGGCAGTAGCTATGCAATGTCATTACCCAAGCCGCTGAATGAGTGGGTCATGTCGGCTTTAGAGAAGGGCGAGGGACCTCTGCAGAAGCTACAGGCTGAGACCTCTGAGAGTGCACTGGATCTAGCGATTAAACCCTTATTGAAGCCGTATCTGTCATCAGAATTACTGGATTATGAGCGAATTCATGTATCCAACATTATCGTGCCTGAGTTAAAGAAGGATACCCGACCTTACTTTGGATTGGTTGTTAGCTATGAGCTACCAATGAAGGTGCCCTTTCTAAACCAAAGCATTGTCCTAGAGGCAAGTGCTGTTGAACGTCTTTGGATCGGGGATACAGGAGAGGGTATAAATAAGGTCGTTGACGGTACTGGAAAACCAGAGGATTTCATTGAGATTTTAGAAAAACCGAATCCAGCTGTAGCCAATAAACAAGGCAAGGTTCGTGCCAAAATTCCGCCGAATGCTTCCGCTAACTTGTCCGTATTTTATAAAAGCGGGGGGAGCACTGCTAAGTATTTAGGCTGGAAACAAGCGGATGCGGAGGGATATATCGAGTGGGAGTGGAAAATTGGTGTAAATACCACACCGGGCTCGTGGCCATTTGTAATACAGCTCGATGATGGGAGATCTATTGAGGTTATGTTCACAGTAGTGAAATGA
- a CDS encoding deoxyribonuclease IV produces MLKIGSHVSCSDKGLLTAANEANEYGSSSFMIYTGAPQNTRRKPIDAMYPVEGKQAMKENGVEEIVVHAPYIINLASYKENTYQLAVDFLQEEIRRTHALEVKHIVLHPGAFTDKDAEYGIQRIADGLNEVLGGTNETEVHIALETMAGKGTEIGRSFEEIASIINKVEHNERLSVCLDTCHIHDAGYDIVNDLDGVLNKFDEIIGLNRLGVIHINDSKNPCGAGKDRHTPIGSGWIGFDTINKIVHHEKLAGLPFILETPWVGKDAKKQRPMYEVEIALLRGNVAERFGPEFIEDVEKLREFFANKEIDSRQYVLNVWEILKNDAKAKKADPREPLERLYDEVIAAELFPGLSEEAINHRLIAWLAGK; encoded by the coding sequence ATGCTGAAAATAGGTTCACATGTGTCTTGCTCGGACAAGGGTCTTTTGACCGCAGCAAATGAAGCAAATGAGTATGGTTCCAGCTCATTTATGATATATACAGGAGCGCCACAGAACACGCGCCGCAAGCCGATTGATGCCATGTATCCCGTTGAAGGGAAGCAAGCAATGAAAGAAAACGGTGTGGAGGAGATTGTCGTCCACGCACCTTACATTATTAATCTCGCTTCCTACAAGGAGAATACGTATCAGTTAGCCGTTGATTTCTTGCAAGAGGAAATTCGCCGTACGCATGCACTTGAGGTCAAGCATATCGTATTACATCCAGGTGCGTTCACTGATAAGGATGCTGAATATGGTATCCAGCGGATTGCTGATGGTCTAAATGAGGTTCTTGGGGGAACCAATGAAACGGAAGTTCATATCGCCCTAGAAACTATGGCTGGTAAGGGAACAGAGATCGGACGCAGCTTCGAGGAGATTGCTTCGATCATTAATAAGGTTGAACATAACGAGCGTTTGTCCGTATGTCTTGATACTTGTCACATTCATGATGCTGGCTATGATATCGTTAATGATTTGGATGGCGTTCTTAACAAGTTTGATGAGATTATTGGCTTGAATCGTCTTGGGGTCATCCACATCAATGACAGTAAAAATCCATGTGGAGCAGGTAAAGACCGTCATACTCCAATTGGTTCGGGTTGGATCGGTTTTGATACGATTAACAAAATCGTCCATCATGAGAAATTGGCAGGTCTGCCTTTCATTTTGGAGACACCATGGGTTGGCAAGGATGCGAAGAAACAGCGTCCGATGTATGAGGTGGAGATTGCTTTGCTTCGTGGTAACGTAGCTGAACGATTTGGACCGGAGTTTATAGAGGATGTTGAAAAACTGCGCGAGTTTTTTGCTAATAAGGAGATCGATTCCCGTCAATATGTGCTTAATGTCTGGGAGATACTGAAGAACGATGCCAAGGCTAAAAAAGCTGATCCACGTGAACCGTTGGAGCGTCTATATGATGAAGTCATCGCTGCCGAGCTATTCCCTGGGCTGAGCGAGGAAGCTATTAATCATCGCTTGATTGCATGGTTAGCTGGCAAGTAA
- a CDS encoding ATPase, T2SS/T4P/T4SS family yields MNENQTNRLLFSLKQSILRMSKPGKEDFYAFLQKMKNDMNEGLEREDDAYFELNAKALIGDPQAVSFFMNEIEKYLRKTPFTGKVPEAYRTAAEALYHEWKGFGPAYRWFTDRAYSESTGLQMIGKQIFYNHKGEFIAYPYEMPSLDRVEQLKRSLLKSDPNKKLNKDNPSVEFKMDDPLWPGRFIRLAIWVSPRVWDGFTTISLRRQVVEFLSLEDQAGTECIPVEAVELIRALSSTFRNTIIAGAVGSGKTTFANTIVGEQLLGSSSCMGVVMIEKHPESILPYQIKGHRIIPIQAANEELMEVGVESLRHDPNILYMTEMRYNEWEFYLWSGEKGYDGITGTFHTVDSEDIPYQGAFAVSTRIGGSLKGHLISALKSCELVFILESVPNGKKRLTRVSEVFYEEEKNSVFANDLMRWEPQKRGWSYNDKLTRNLILKMTKKNEQATQLLQKELGRLAAAKPMDQPIKESLKSKIVLNE; encoded by the coding sequence ATGAACGAAAATCAAACGAATCGACTGTTGTTCTCTCTAAAGCAAAGTATCCTACGCATGAGCAAACCGGGCAAGGAAGACTTTTACGCATTTTTGCAAAAAATGAAAAACGATATGAACGAAGGGCTGGAACGTGAGGATGATGCCTACTTCGAGCTAAATGCGAAGGCGCTAATTGGCGATCCGCAGGCGGTTAGCTTTTTTATGAATGAGATTGAGAAGTACTTACGGAAAACACCTTTTACGGGCAAGGTACCAGAAGCATACCGAACGGCGGCAGAAGCGTTGTATCACGAGTGGAAAGGTTTCGGACCAGCGTATCGATGGTTTACTGATCGTGCATACAGTGAGTCAACTGGACTTCAGATGATCGGAAAGCAAATCTTTTATAACCATAAAGGTGAGTTCATAGCTTATCCGTACGAGATGCCTTCGCTAGATCGGGTTGAGCAGTTAAAGCGTTCCTTATTAAAAAGTGATCCCAACAAAAAGCTGAACAAGGACAACCCCTCGGTGGAGTTTAAAATGGATGATCCACTCTGGCCCGGTCGATTTATTAGACTTGCGATTTGGGTATCCCCGAGAGTATGGGATGGCTTCACTACAATATCGCTACGACGACAGGTTGTAGAGTTTCTAAGTCTAGAAGATCAGGCGGGTACGGAATGTATTCCAGTGGAAGCGGTTGAATTGATTCGGGCGTTATCATCCACCTTTCGTAACACCATTATTGCGGGTGCTGTAGGGTCGGGGAAAACAACTTTTGCAAATACGATCGTCGGCGAGCAATTGCTCGGATCCTCATCCTGTATGGGTGTGGTGATGATCGAGAAGCATCCGGAGTCGATTTTACCTTATCAGATTAAGGGGCACCGAATTATTCCGATACAGGCTGCGAACGAGGAGTTGATGGAGGTAGGGGTGGAGTCTCTGCGGCATGACCCAAACATTTTGTATATGACGGAGATGCGGTATAACGAATGGGAATTTTATTTGTGGAGTGGGGAGAAAGGGTATGACGGCATCACCGGAACCTTTCACACCGTAGATTCGGAGGATATTCCTTATCAAGGTGCTTTTGCCGTGTCGACAAGAATTGGCGGAAGTCTTAAGGGGCATTTGATCTCTGCACTGAAATCATGTGAGCTGGTGTTTATTTTGGAAAGTGTTCCGAACGGGAAGAAGCGGCTAACGCGAGTATCGGAAGTCTTTTATGAAGAGGAAAAGAACTCCGTATTTGCGAATGATCTGATGCGCTGGGAACCTCAGAAAAGGGGTTGGTCCTATAATGACAAGCTGACGAGGAACCTAATTCTGAAGATGACTAAGAAAAATGAGCAGGCGACACAGTTGCTCCAGAAAGAGCTGGGACGACTTGCAGCAGCAAAACCAATGGATCAGCCTATCAAAGAAAGCTTGAAATCAAAGATCGTTCTTAACGAGTGA
- a CDS encoding prepilin peptidase, which yields MAEWAFWGCLPFLAAALITDIKSMRIPNWITVSGLLAGLLAQALMNGWDGLLKAGVGATAGFTVLLIMHLVGAVGAGDVKLFAGIGAWTGILFTLQVVMYSVLFGALIGWLIVLKRRETGRRSRKIISTISGFILLKSHFLLKNKDSELLRFPFMLAVVPGSICAYLYF from the coding sequence ATGGCGGAGTGGGCCTTCTGGGGGTGTCTGCCGTTTCTGGCAGCAGCACTTATTACAGATATTAAGTCAATGAGAATACCAAACTGGATCACTGTGTCAGGCTTGCTTGCGGGTCTGCTTGCTCAAGCGCTGATGAACGGCTGGGATGGACTGTTGAAGGCTGGTGTGGGTGCTACTGCAGGATTTACAGTGCTTCTGATCATGCATTTGGTGGGGGCGGTTGGTGCGGGGGATGTTAAGCTTTTTGCCGGGATCGGGGCGTGGACAGGAATATTGTTTACGTTGCAGGTCGTGATGTACTCCGTACTGTTTGGAGCTTTAATAGGGTGGCTAATTGTCTTAAAGAGACGGGAGACAGGCAGACGTTCGCGTAAGATCATTAGTACAATTTCTGGATTCATATTATTGAAGAGCCATTTCCTATTAAAAAATAAAGATAGTGAACTTTTGAGATTTCCTTTCATGCTGGCTGTAGTCCCCGGTTCCATATGCGCTTATCTATATTTTTAA
- a CDS encoding DUF2621 domain-containing protein, with translation MSIQSGLGLLSATPSNWFMNSIAFWTFMLLGSMCIGGFFMFRKFLKVLPKADGKSKLDWQNYWVERSRSLWSDESKAFLDQLVQPVPTPFRDIAKHSIAAEIGKIAVESNAKEVTRDHCIKGYIVATPRRDNRFLVNFLEKNKIDYSAYQHLFK, from the coding sequence ATGTCTATCCAATCAGGACTTGGTTTATTATCCGCAACACCGAGCAATTGGTTCATGAACTCTATCGCTTTCTGGACATTTATGCTGCTGGGTTCCATGTGTATCGGCGGTTTTTTTATGTTCCGAAAATTTCTAAAGGTATTGCCTAAAGCCGATGGAAAATCAAAGCTAGACTGGCAAAATTACTGGGTGGAACGCAGCCGTTCACTCTGGAGTGATGAATCAAAAGCTTTTTTGGACCAGCTTGTACAGCCTGTTCCTACTCCTTTTCGCGATATCGCCAAACATTCTATTGCTGCCGAGATCGGTAAGATCGCAGTAGAAAGCAATGCGAAAGAGGTTACTCGTGATCACTGCATTAAAGGTTACATAGTCGCCACACCGCGACGTGACAATCGTTTCCTCGTTAATTTTCTCGAAAAGAATAAAATCGACTACTCTGCTTACCAGCATTTATTTAAGTGA
- a CDS encoding DUF6382 domain-containing protein has protein sequence MFGLTRDFMQQDGIYMMLGEPEGMPACKLNMVQARMLMNTDIPHHLRLLLREIDLKVTMEYAVSRKKMLSHLLKSEKLSMTSFFGLLLQISQGMEDGRLYMLRADQYALHEDYIFIEGTLQSGKVYLTYIPIQGNVPASRLGESLKSLIMVLMASITELTGSGVQRLLQYCGEEEFTPAGLKGLLSELLTEGDSSRRAFNSNEEMAPSTLKMTEARPIEPERRMQERAKELFVNEVAAPQKKINERNEEKVLNTPHNSAPWLSSYPSLKIKEEERSPHFLEDDTLTNSQSSSTRTYLILGCLLVDALLWKFLYLDSPKLLWLTVCGIATIVLAVFSWMVWSGRLRLGDDEEKDHTSEDAEDTNWSSSRRELEWNFGRNPVSTARQAASIPKADQHQPDPLSSVPSARFESRSEEHSFVTPPVPVAPTALLSREETPEQGKRNDKIARNVPYLKRSDEEEAEVETIALNRTSFIIGRSAEVAQYVERSEGASRVHVEISRSPDGYVLKDLDSRNGTFFQGEAMIPYKEYPLTEGAVFKIVKGSYTFHMG, from the coding sequence TTGTTCGGATTAACCCGTGACTTTATGCAGCAGGACGGTATATATATGATGCTTGGCGAACCAGAAGGGATGCCGGCATGTAAGCTTAATATGGTTCAAGCTCGTATGCTGATGAACACTGACATTCCTCATCATTTAAGATTGTTACTTAGGGAAATCGATTTGAAGGTTACCATGGAATATGCTGTTTCGCGTAAAAAAATGCTTAGTCATTTGCTCAAAAGTGAGAAGCTGAGCATGACCTCATTTTTTGGATTACTTCTGCAAATTTCTCAAGGGATGGAAGATGGCAGGTTATATATGCTGCGGGCGGATCAGTATGCTTTGCATGAAGATTATATTTTTATAGAAGGAACATTGCAGAGTGGGAAGGTATACCTCACCTACATCCCTATTCAAGGGAATGTGCCTGCTTCTAGGCTGGGAGAGTCCCTCAAGTCGCTGATCATGGTGCTAATGGCGTCTATCACAGAGCTTACGGGCAGTGGTGTTCAGAGATTATTGCAATACTGTGGTGAAGAAGAATTTACACCAGCAGGCTTAAAGGGTCTTCTCTCAGAGTTGTTAACGGAGGGAGATTCTAGTAGAAGAGCATTCAATAGTAATGAAGAAATGGCACCCAGCACACTTAAGATGACAGAAGCGCGTCCGATAGAACCAGAAAGGCGAATGCAAGAAAGAGCAAAGGAACTGTTTGTGAATGAGGTAGCTGCTCCCCAGAAAAAAATAAATGAGCGGAATGAGGAAAAGGTTCTAAATACGCCACATAACTCAGCTCCTTGGTTAAGTAGTTATCCCAGTCTAAAAATAAAAGAAGAGGAGAGGTCGCCTCATTTTCTAGAGGATGATACGTTGACGAATTCACAATCCTCAAGTACAAGAACTTATTTAATTCTAGGATGCTTATTGGTAGATGCTTTATTATGGAAATTTCTATATTTGGATAGTCCAAAGCTATTATGGCTAACGGTTTGTGGCATTGCAACGATCGTATTGGCTGTCTTTAGCTGGATGGTATGGAGCGGAAGGCTAAGGCTTGGAGATGACGAAGAAAAGGATCATACAAGTGAAGATGCTGAAGATACAAACTGGAGTTCGAGTCGAAGAGAATTGGAATGGAATTTCGGTAGGAATCCAGTAAGTACTGCTCGTCAGGCGGCATCGATTCCAAAGGCAGATCAGCATCAACCTGATCCCTTATCTAGCGTTCCATCTGCACGATTTGAATCAAGATCAGAGGAACATAGTTTTGTAACACCACCAGTGCCTGTAGCGCCAACGGCCTTATTATCACGGGAAGAAACACCTGAGCAAGGCAAACGAAATGACAAGATAGCTCGAAATGTTCCTTATCTCAAAAGAAGCGATGAGGAAGAGGCGGAGGTGGAAACCATTGCGTTAAACCGAACTAGCTTCATCATCGGCCGCTCGGCAGAAGTAGCTCAGTATGTAGAAAGATCAGAAGGAGCATCAAGAGTGCATGTTGAGATTTCTAGGAGCCCAGACGGGTACGTTCTAAAGGATCTGGACTCCAGAAACGGGACGTTTTTTCAAGGCGAAGCCATGATCCCTTATAAAGAATACCCGCTGACAGAGGGGGCCGTATTTAAGATTGTAAAAGGAAGTTACACATTCCACATGGGATGA
- the purU gene encoding formyltetrahydrofolate deformylase produces MEVHVKRNNSSGAESYSNRARMLISCPDGPGIVAAVSHFLYQHGANIVQSDQYTMDPDGGMFFMRVEFDLPELGDRLEEIRSQFGGVAERFKMNWKIFNVRHKKKLAIFVSKEDHCLVELLWQWQAGDLDADIALVVSNHLDMKSYVESFDIPFHHIPVTADTKAEAEKRQLEVIGDDIDVIILARYMQIISPSFIEHYRHKIINIHHSFLPAFIGGNPYAQAYQRGVKIIGATAHYVTEELDGGPIIEQDVQRVSHSDDVIELKRIGRTIERIVLARAVKWHIEDRILVHQNKTVVFK; encoded by the coding sequence ATGGAAGTACACGTAAAAAGAAACAATTCGTCAGGTGCCGAGTCATATTCCAACCGGGCGCGTATGCTCATTTCCTGTCCTGACGGACCGGGAATTGTGGCAGCTGTATCACACTTTCTGTATCAGCATGGTGCGAATATTGTGCAATCGGATCAGTATACGATGGATCCAGATGGCGGAATGTTCTTTATGAGAGTTGAGTTTGACCTGCCTGAATTAGGAGATCGTCTGGAAGAGATTCGCTCTCAGTTTGGCGGAGTGGCCGAGCGTTTTAAGATGAACTGGAAGATTTTTAATGTTCGTCATAAGAAAAAACTAGCAATATTTGTCTCTAAAGAAGACCACTGTCTTGTAGAGTTGCTTTGGCAGTGGCAAGCTGGCGATCTAGATGCCGACATTGCTCTCGTCGTTAGTAACCATTTGGACATGAAATCGTATGTCGAGTCCTTTGACATTCCTTTTCACCATATTCCAGTTACGGCGGATACTAAGGCTGAGGCGGAAAAACGTCAGCTTGAGGTCATCGGAGATGATATCGATGTTATTATTTTGGCACGATATATGCAAATTATTTCTCCGTCGTTTATTGAGCATTATCGCCACAAGATTATTAACATTCACCACTCCTTCCTGCCAGCCTTTATTGGCGGTAATCCCTACGCTCAAGCGTATCAGCGCGGAGTGAAAATTATCGGAGCAACTGCTCACTATGTTACAGAAGAGCTTGATGGTGGCCCGATTATTGAACAGGATGTGCAGCGGGTGAGCCACAGTGATGATGTTATCGAGCTGAAGCGAATTGGACGCACCATTGAGCGGATTGTTCTGGCTCGTGCGGTGAAATGGCATATCGAAGACCGGATCCTCGTCCATCAGAATAAGACTGTAGTATTTAAATAG
- a CDS encoding TIGR01777 family oxidoreductase, protein MKYVVCGGTGFIGSELTKYWLLAGNEVVIVGRNLPKAASYHPKLSYHTWDSLNADSTPVENADALVNLAGASLSQRWSPSGKQAIMQSRLATVSSAAKLLDRLNHKPSVVIQASAVAIYGTSLQDTFSESSASHVMDFPSDVVKTWEQASDEAYKNIRVIKLRTGVVLGNKSGAFPKMNLPYLLGFGGNIGTGNQWVSWIHLTDIVRLIDFCIQNPLIAGPVNATAPHPVTNEEFGRTIGKVYKRPHWFPLPAILLKIAVGELSEILLKGQRVLPSAALEQGFIFTFPTLQTALEDLKSQK, encoded by the coding sequence ATGAAATATGTGGTATGTGGCGGCACCGGTTTTATTGGCAGCGAACTAACAAAATACTGGCTACTGGCAGGAAACGAAGTTGTAATCGTCGGTCGCAATCTACCTAAAGCTGCGTCATATCATCCTAAGCTGAGTTACCACACTTGGGACAGCCTTAACGCTGATTCAACACCCGTGGAAAATGCGGATGCCTTGGTCAATCTCGCTGGAGCTTCTCTTAGCCAACGTTGGAGTCCAAGCGGTAAGCAAGCGATTATGCAATCACGTCTTGCAACCGTTTCCTCAGCCGCAAAGCTACTCGATCGTTTGAATCATAAGCCTTCTGTAGTCATTCAAGCGTCCGCTGTAGCTATTTACGGAACTTCTTTACAAGATACCTTTAGTGAATCATCAGCATCCCATGTCATGGATTTCCCTTCTGACGTGGTTAAGACATGGGAACAAGCATCAGATGAAGCATACAAGAATATCCGTGTGATCAAGTTGCGTACTGGGGTTGTGCTCGGCAATAAGAGCGGTGCTTTCCCCAAGATGAATCTTCCCTATTTACTGGGCTTTGGCGGTAACATCGGCACGGGAAACCAGTGGGTCTCCTGGATTCACCTGACAGATATCGTTCGTCTGATCGATTTTTGCATTCAGAATCCCTTGATAGCAGGACCAGTTAATGCCACTGCTCCACATCCGGTTACGAACGAAGAGTTCGGTAGAACGATCGGCAAAGTGTACAAACGACCACATTGGTTCCCGCTGCCCGCTATCCTGTTAAAAATAGCAGTAGGTGAATTGTCCGAGATCCTCCTCAAAGGACAACGTGTCCTTCCATCGGCGGCATTAGAGCAAGGCTTTATCTTTACCTTCCCCACACTTCAAACCGCTTTAGAAGATTTGAAAAGCCAAAAATAG